From a region of the Mus pahari chromosome 12, PAHARI_EIJ_v1.1, whole genome shotgun sequence genome:
- the LOC110330016 gene encoding basic proline-rich protein-like translates to MWSLSWPFPQGVSSYSNSPLSGAWEERPLLPHTHPPPRSGFPRTNSSLPSGLTPSRPLPPPPPPLFPGLAIPGAPSRGNPEERKEKGRRRGSRLSGILPDASEPPESAKQRLPLPAPPAQRCSRGRARPFHVPADPPPPGPRTLSGLGQSPASAAKGCEIVLQAPPTASQDTRRRPQCRPRPGWDAPADGPGRSSKAGHRPRPARRGGNASGRLSQRRAPGDPSHSALGRLG, encoded by the exons ATGTGGAGCCTCAGTTGGCCGTTTCCCCAGGGCGTCAGCAGCTACTCAAATTCCCCCTTAAGCGGTGCCTGGGAGGAGCGACCtctgctcccccacacacacccgcCTCCCAGGAGCGGCTTCCCCCGCACCAATAGCTCCCTTCCCTCGGGCCTCACCCCTTCCcgtcccctcccacctccacctccgcCCCTCTTTCCAGGCCTGGCCATTCCAGGTGCACCTTCCCGGGGGAACccggaggaaaggaaggagaaagggaggcgACGAGGGAGCCGGCTCTCGGGCATCCTCCCAGACGCGTCTGAGCCGCCTGAAAGTGCGAAGCAGAGGCTGCCCCTGCCCG cccctcccgCACAACGCTGCAGCCGCGGGAGAGCCCGTCCCTTCCACGTGCCAGCAGACCCGCCCCCGCCCGGCCCCCGCACCCTCTCGGGGCTGGGTCAATCCCCGGCCTCCGCGGCGAAGGGGTGCGAGATCGTGTTGCAGGCGCCCCCTACCGCCTCGCAGGACACCAGGAGGCGGCCCCAATGCAGACCCCGGCCGGGCTGGGACGCCCCTGCAGATGGGCCGGGGCGGAGCAGCAAAGCAGGGCACCGCCCTCGGCCCGCCCGCCGAGGTGGGAACGCTAGCGGGAGGCTGAGCCAGCGGCGCGCGCCCGGGGACCCGTCGCACTCTGCACTCGGCCGCCTGGGCTGA
- the Clcn2 gene encoding chloride channel protein 2 isoform X2 produces the protein MAAATAAAAAAAAGEGMEPRALQYEQTLMYGRYTQELGAFAKEEAARIRLGGPEPWKGSPSARATPELLEYGQSRCARCRICSVRCHKFLVSRVGEDWIFLVLLGLLMALVSWAMDYAIAVCLQAQQWMSRGLNTNILLQYLAWVTYPVVLITFSAGFTQILAPQAVGSGIPEMKTILRGVVLKEYLTLKTFVAKVIGLTCALGSGMPLGKEGPFVHIASMCAALLSKFLSLFGGIYENESRNTEMLAAACAVGVGCCFAAPIGGVLFSIEVTSTFFAVRNYWRGFFAATFSAFIFRVLAVWNRDEETITALFKTRFRLDFPFDLQELPAFAVIGIASGFGGALFVYLNRKIVQVMRKQKTINRFLMRKRLLFPALVTLLISTLTFPPGFGQFMAGQLSQKETLVTLFDNRTWVRQGLVEDLELPSTSQAWSPPRANVFLTLVIFILMKFWMSALATTIPVPCGAFMPVFVIGAAFGRLVGESMAAWFPDGIHTDSSTYRIVPGGYAVVGAAALAGAVTHTVSTAVIVFELTGQIAHILPVMIAVILANAVAQSLQPSLYDSIIRIKKLPYLPELGWGRHQQYRVRVEDIMVRDVPHVALSCTFRDLRLALHRTKGRMLALVESPESMILLGSIERSQVVALLGAQLSPARRRQHMQKLRKAQMSPPSDQESPPSSETSIRFQVNTEDSGFSGAHGQTHKPLKPALKRGPSNSTSLQEGTTGNMESAGIALRNLFCGSPPLEATSELEKSESCDKRKLKRVRISLASDSDPEGEMSPEEILEWEEQQLDEPVNFSDCKIDPAPFQLVERTSLHKGFSVALAVLELIL, from the exons ATGGCGGCTGCAACGGCTGCGGCGGCCGCGGCCGCGGCGGGGGAAGGGATGGAGCCTCGAGCGCTGCAGTACGAGCAGACCCTG ATGTATGGCCGGTACACTCAGGAACTCGGGGCCTTTGCCAAAGAGGAAGCTGCTCGTATTCGCCTGGGAGGGCCTGAGCCCTGGAAGGGGTCCCCTTCTGCCAGGGCTACCCCGGAGCTCCTAGAATATGGACAGAGCCGATGTGCCAGATGTCGCA TTTGTTCTGTACGCTGCCACAAGTTCCTGGTGTCCAGGGTCGGTGAAGACTGGATCTTCCTGGTTCTCTTGGGGCTCCTCATGGCACTGGTCAGCTGGGCTATGGACTATGCCATTGCTGTCTGTCTACAGG CTCAGCAATGGATGTCCCGGGGCTTAAACACCAACATCTTACTCCAGTACCTGGCTTGGGTTACCTACCCTGTGGTCCTCATCACTTTCTCTGCCGGATTCACCCAGATCCTGGCCCCACAGGCTGTCG GGTCTGGCATCCCCGAGATGAAAACCATCCTTCGGGGAGTGGTGCTGAAAGAATACCTCACCCTCAAGACCTTTGTAGCTAAGGTCATTGGGCTAACCTGTGCCCTGGGCAGCGGGATGCCCCTTGGCAAAGAG GGACCCTTTGTGCACATTGCCAGCATGTGTGCCGCCCTTCTCAGCAAGTTCCTCTCCCTCTTTGGGGGTATCTATGAG AATGAGTCCCGGAACACTGAGATGCTAGCTGCTGCATGTGCAGTAGGAGTGGGCTGCTGCTTTGCGGCACCAATTGGAG GGGTCCTATTCAGCATTGAGGTCACCTCCACCTTCTTCGCTGTTAGGAACTACTGGCGGGGCTTCTTTGCGGCCACCTTCAGTGCCTTCATCTTTCGGGTCTTGGCAGTGTGGAACCGTGATGAAG AAACCATCACAGCTCTCTTCAAAACTCGGTTCCGACTCGACTTCCCGTTTGACCTGCAAGAGCTGCCAGCCTTTGCTGTCATTGG CATTGCTAGTGGCTTTGGGGGAGCCCTCTTTGTCTACCTGAACCGGAAGATTGTCCAGGTGATGCGGAAGCAAAAAACCATCAACCGCTTCCTCATGAGGAA GCGGCTGCTCTTCCCGGCACTGGTGACTCTGCTCATCTCCACTCTTACCTTCCCCCCTGGCTTTGGACAGTTCATGGCTGGACAG CTCTCACAGAAGGAGACCCTAGTCACTCTGTTTGACAACCGGACGTGGGTCCGCCAGGGCCTGGTAGAGGATCTAGAACTACCCAGCACTTCACAGGCCTGGAGCCCACCACGTGCCAATGTCTTCCTTACTCTGGTCATCTTCATCCTCATGAAG TTCTGGATGTCTGCGCTGGCCACCACCATCCCAGTGCCCTGTGGGGCCTTCATGCCTGTCTTTGTCATTG GAGCAGCATTTGGGCGGCTGGTGGGCGAAAGCATGGCCGCCTGGTTCCCAGATGGGATACACACAGATAGCAGCACCTACCGAATTGTGCCTGGAGGCTATGCTGTGGTTG GGGCGGCTGCGCTTGCAGGAGCAGTGACACACACAGTGTCCACGGCAGTGATTGTCTTCGAGCTCACGGGCCAGATCGCTCACATTCTTCCTGTCATGATTGCTGTCATCCTGGCTAATGCTGTTGCCCAGAGCCTGCAGCCTTCACTCTATGACAGTATCATCCGCATCAAGAAGCTGCCCTACCTGCCTGAGCTGGGCTGGGGCCGCCACCA GCAGTACCGGGTGCGAGTCGAGGACATCATGGTTCGGGATGTACCCCATGTAGCCCTCAGCTGCACTTTTCGGGACCTGCGGTTGGCACTGCACAGAACCAAGGGCCGTATGTTGGCCCTAGTGGAGTCCCCTG AGTCCATGATCCTACTGGGATCCATTGAACGCTCACAGGTGGTAGCACTACTGGGAGCCCAGCTGAGCCCAGCACGCAGGCGGCAGCACATGCAAAAGCTAAGAAAAGCCCAGATGTCTCCACCGTCAGATCAGGAGAGCCCCCCTAGCTCCGAGACATCTATCCGCTTCCAG GTGAACACAGAGGACTCGGGCTTCTCTGGAGCCCATGGGCAGACTCACAAGCCCCTGAAGCCTGCTCTAAAGAGAGGGCCCAGCAACAGTACAAGCCTGCAGGAAGGTACCACAG GCAACATGGAATCAGCGGGCATTGCCCTCAGAAACCTCTTCTGTGGCAGTCCACCTCTGGAGGCAACATCGGAA CTGGAAAAGTCGGAATCCTGTGACAAGCGCAAGCTGAAGCGGGTCCGGATCTCCCTGGCG AGTGACTCAGACCCGGAAGGCGAGATGAGTCCTGAGGAG aTCTTAGAGTGGGAAGAACAGCAGCTAGATGAGCCAGTCAACTTCAGTGACTGCAAAATCGACCCCGCCCCCTTCCAGCTGGTGGAGCGGACTTCTTTGCATAAG ggtttctctgtggccctggctgtcttggagctaaTTCTGTAG